One Saccharomyces mikatae IFO 1815 strain IFO1815 genome assembly, chromosome: 16 genomic region harbors:
- the ATP20 gene encoding F1F0 ATP synthase subunit g (similar to Saccharomyces cerevisiae ATP20 (YPR020W); ancestral locus Anc_8.123), with amino-acid sequence MLSRIQNYASRLVSKANLLSSRALYYGKIGAEISKEIYLKEGLQPPTVAQFKSVYSNLYKQGLNLALKPTEVLSCLKNLQKNELLKYGAYGVQLIGFYSIGEVIGRRKLVGYKHH; translated from the coding sequence AGCAGAATCCAAAACTATGCAAGCAGGCTAGTTTCTAAAGCGAATCTTTTATCATCAAGGGCCTTATACTATGGTAAAATCGGCGCTGAGATTTCAAAGGAGATTTACTTAAAAGAGGGTCTCCAACCACCAACCGTTGCCCAGTTCAAATCAGTGTATTCAAACCTTTATAAGCAAGGCCTTAACCTTGCCTTGAAACCTACAGAAGTTTTATCATGCTTGAAGAACCTTCAAAAGAACGAGCTGTTAAAGTATGGTGCATATGGTGTTCAGTTGATAGGATTTTATTCCATTGGTGAAGTGATTGGTAGGAGAAAATTGGTAGGATATAAGCATCATTGA
- the AGC1 gene encoding citrin (similar to Saccharomyces cerevisiae AGC1 (YPR021C); ancestral locus Anc_8.129) — MEQINSNSGKKKQQLEVFRYFASVLTDEGKPIRFGNGIVDMPIDNGGALKAANQKLETDKPIGELILTYDDFIELISNSKTIYPKFTDHSFNLNQVPKNAFGCIFFAIDEQNKGYLTLNDWFYFNNLLEYDNYHLIILYEFFRKFDVENFKAKQKKELGSSSFNLKAADDRIKSINYGNRFLSFDELLLNLDQFKDTIRLLHESVDDNFVKDNKLLLDWDNFQFLKFYKCYHENEEFLSLNSLVTILQNDLKNEKIFIGFDRLAQMDSQGHRLALSKNQLIYLLRLFYSHRVSADIFSSLNLSNTELLKADNNSIPYNVFKDVFYLFQNFDLLNQILYKYVTDNSLTEQDVREQIVTKNDFMTVLNTQYNKVNNIVEFSPSQINLLFSIVANSKENRRLRKKNKDRDNELLNDHHYDSDIDSFIHNEYLHGVSKSRKNLESFNDYYHDLLDGFDQDSGVKRASRASTGLFESVFGGKKDKATMRSDLTIEDFMKILNPNYLNDLVHQMELQKNQNESLYINYYFYPIFDSLYNFSLGSIAGCIGATVVYPIDFIKTRMQAQRSLAQYKNSIDCLLKIVSREGIKGLYSGLGPQLIGVAPEKAIKLTVNDFMRNRLTDKNGKLSLLPEIISGASAGACQVIFTNPLEIVKIRLQVQSEYVGENIQQANETAVQIVKKLRLKGLYNGVAACLMRDVPFSAIYFPTYAHLKKDLFDFDPNDKTKRNRLKTWELLTAGAIAGMPAAFLTTPFDVIKTRLQIDPRKGETKYNGIFHAIRTILKEENFKSFFKGGGARVLRSSPQFGFTLAAYELFKGFIPSPDNKMRDRGDNKRFCIDDDTSSDKLTTDNKDELPQQKFYSGDRKHANYYYKSCQIAKTFIDLDNNFSRFDPSVYKNFQEHLRDINK, encoded by the coding sequence AAGTGTCCTGACAGACGAAGGTAAACCCATTAGATTTGGTAATGGTATAGTAGACATGCCCATAGACAATGGAGGTGCGCTTAAAGCAGCAAATCAAAAACTCGAGACGGATAAACCTATAGGCGAACTAATTTTAACATACGATGATTTCATTGAATTAATTTCAAACTCAAAGACAATATATCCCAAGTTCACGGATCATTCATTCAACTTAAACCAAGTACCTAAAAACGCGTTCGGgtgtatattttttgcTATAGATGAACAAAACAAGGGATATTTAACTTTAAATGATTGGTTCTATTTCAATAACCTACTAGAATATGATAATTATCATCTCATTATTCtatatgaattttttagaaagtttgatgtagaaaactttaaagccaaacaaaaaaaagaactcGGCAGTTCGTCATTCAATTTAAAAGCTGCAGACGATCGAATTAAATCAATAAATTATGGCAACAGATTTTTAAGCTTCGATGAGCTTCTTTTAAATTTAGACCAATTCAAAGATACTATCCGTTTGTTGCACGAAtctgttgatgataattttGTTAAAGATAACAAGTTGCTACTTGACTGGGATaactttcaatttttgaagttttacAAATGTTAccatgaaaatgaagaatttttgagtTTGAATTCGCTAGTTACTATTTTACAGAACGATcttaaaaatgaaaaaatattcataGGCTTTGACAGGCTAGCACAAATGGACTCCCAAGGACATCGTTTAGCTCTGAGTAAGAATCAGCTCATCTATCTTCTAAGACTATTTTATTCCCACAGAGTGTCTGCGgatattttttcctctCTGAATCTATCAAACACCGAATTATTAAAGGCGGACAATAATTCTATTCCATACAATGTATTCAAGGAtgtattttatttgttccaaaattttgatcTTCTGAATCAGATACTTTATAAGTATGTTACTGATAATAGTTTGACTGAGCAAGATGTTAGAGAACAAATAGttacaaaaaatgattttatGACAGTTTTGAATACCCAGTATAACAAAGTAAACAATATTGTTGAGTTCTCTCCCTCCCAAATTAATTTGCTGTTTTCCATTGTTGCAAattcaaaggaaaacaggagattaagaaaaaaaaataaagatcgAGATAATGAGCTTTTAAATGATCATCATTATGACTCAGATATTGATTCCTTCATTCATAATGAGTACTTGCATGGGGTAAgcaaatcaagaaaaaatttagagAGTTTCAATGACTATTACCATGATCTTTTGGATGGGTTTGATCAGGATTCTGGGGTTAAAAGAGCCTCCAGGGCAAGCACTGGTTTGTTTGAGTCCGTATTTGGAGGCAAAAAGGATAAAGCAACCATGCGTTCTGATTTAACAATTGAAGATTTTATGAAGATTTTAAATCCAAATTACTTGAATGACTTAGTTCACCAAATGGAAttgcaaaaaaatcaaaatgagTCGTTGTATATTAATTATTACTTTTATCCAATTTTCGATTCGCTATACAATTTCTCTTTGGGTTCAATTGCAGGTTGTATTGGTGCAACTGTTGTTTACCCAATAGACTTCATAAAAACAAGAATGCAAGCCCAAAGATCTTTAGCCcaatataaaaattcaattgatTGTCTGTTGAAGATTGTGTCGCGTGAAGGAATAAAAGGTCTTTACTCTGGTCTAGGTCCACAGTTAATAGGAGTTGCTCCTGAAAAAGCGATCAAATTAACTGTCAATGATTTTATGAGAAATAGATTAACAGATAAAAATGGCAAGCTAAGTCTTTTGCCTGAAATTATTTCAGGTGCTTCGGCAGGTGCATGCCAGGTCATATTTACTAATCCGTTAGAAATTGTGAAAATCAGGTTACAAGTTCAATCTGAGTACGTTGGTGAAAACATACAGCAAGCTAATGAAACTGCAGTACAAattgtcaaaaaattaagACTGAAAGGTCTGTACAATGGTGTAGCGGCTTGTTTGATGAGGGATGTTCCATTCTCTGCCATTTATTTCCCCACGTATGCACATCTGAAAAAAGACCTTTTCGATTTTGATCCGAATGATAAAACGAAAAGAAATCGACTGAAAACATGGGAGCTTTTAACTGCCGGTGCCATTGCTGGTATGCCGGCAGCTTTTTTAACTACACCTTTCGATGTGATAAAAACAAGGTTACAGATAGATCCCCGAAAAGGTGAGACAAAGTACAATGGTATTTTCCATGCTATCCGCACTATTTTgaaggaagaaaacttcaaaagctttttcaaaggtgGTGGGGCACGTGTCCTGAGGAGCTCTCCCCAATTTGGGTTCACTTTAGCTGCTTATGAATTGTTCAAAGGCTTTATTCCCTCCCCTGATAACAAAATGAGAGACAGAGGGGATAATAAGAGATTTTGTATAGATGATGACACATCCAGTGATAAACTCACAACTGATAACAAGGATGAGCTCCCACAGCAAAAGTTTTATTCCGGGGATAGAAAGCATGCTAATTATTACTATAAAAGTTGTCAAATTGCGAAAACGTTCATTGATTTGGATAATAACTTCTCTAGATTTGATCCTTCAGTTTATAAAAACTTTCAAGAGCATTTAAGAGATATTAACAAGTAA